The sequence AGGTGGAATTCGTAGACAATATAAATATGCAGAAGCTTTGAAATTTCTGGATAATTTTCCGGGATCGTaagaatttctattaaaatcttttacatacatatgttcatGAATTACTGAATACATCTAAAGTTTGTGTAGATACAAAACTATCATTCCCATCTCAGTTGATGCTGAGGTAAGCACGGATCTATCCAGCGATGATGAAtaccaacaacaaacaaaagaaacaaaacctTATTTAGAAAATTCACTTGATGAGATGCAAGGATTTTCGGATGCATCATCTGTAAACAATGCAAAAACCGCACCTGCAAATATAGATACCAGTACAACTCAGATCTTAAGCAAAACAGAAATTAAcgatgaaaacttaacaacaCAACAGAAAACTAGTGACACTGAATGTCCACTTAGTCCCATGTCTTCAGAAGTATGTTTAACATTATTAAAACCATCAGTAATATTACtagcttatttttttgtatcttcATAGGAACTAGTAAAAGGAAACGATTTACATGAGAAATTAATAGATgaagttaaaaaatatgacTGTTTTTACAATATGCAGTCTATGGAATACAAAGATTAtaattataagaaatatttatttcacaaaatagGAAAAAGAGTCGGTTTAACAGGTACGAAAACAAAACTCTTTTAAACAAGCACTTTGtctaaaaatgtatacatttagCTAATGACGCGAACAGGAAATGGAGGAATTTAAAGGATAGTTATCGAAAATATAAGATAAGAACAATTAGTGAAAACGGAttcgttaaaaaatataaatatgctgaCTCTTTAAGATTTCTTGACGATTTTTATGTATACCGACCGTAAGTATTTCATGAGCAATGAAAAATCCGTTtcctatatgttttttttataatttctaataATCAATAGGCTATTGACCATAATCGGTCATAAATtgtatgtacaatattttattttattatttgttcgtTTTCCCAGATCTAAAAGTATAGTAGTTCCTGAGCCTGAGGTAAGCACCGATTTGTCAAGTGATGGTGACGGTGATATGCTATACGTACCTTCATCAAACCGGAAAAAAGAAAGATTTAAAGAAATGAATGAAATTTCGGAGGCATCATCTACAGAAAACTGTGAATCTGGAATGAACAATCCAACTATGACATCCCGTTTGTTTATGgttttagcaaataaaataaatgaagcgGATTTAACATCACAACAGAAAAATGCCCTCGAATTTGGAGTTAGTTCTTATGTATATTCAAAATTAGCGgagtacaataaaaaataaagatgaaatttaaattttttaaaaatacatatgcaCATGATTAAGTCAATATTAAATGATATCTTCCAAGTGTTTGTTTACGCAAACGTGGTTgacgtaaacgtcttacgcatACGACAGtttgtactagattaaagataagatgcaaatgtttctttaatctattactaaactgtcgtaggcgtaagacgtttacgccaactaCGATAAGGGTGGTTGTTAtgtttttatactttaaaatttaaaatgaatttttttatttcaataatgagtttattgaattcttcagaatttaaaatgtaatatatgccaaagtaaattaataaagtagcgacagtactacaacaaatacaacatttacaaaaaccacaagcaattttgtttttggtttaaggtctgagctgtcaaagttgcctgttgttgtttttgcttttgggcttgttgtatttttcgccacaacaaccacaagtgaattgacagttcagaccaaagtaaaaaaaatagtcagctgttctaatgagtctactttattaatttactttgatatATGCTATGTGTTTGATGAcagccactgctgtcaccttgttaaatacgccttgtgaCAGTtcatagatagagaacatgatattttttactggaaatttTTTAGACtacgttttttttcaattttcaaatatatggcgCGCACTCTTTTTTAAactttacgtttttttttcaattttcaaatatatggcgCGCACTTGAATGTAAACAACATAAACACAACGTTTGGCACTTGGGTTATGAACATCTGATGATCATCTGGGCTGACGAgtacaccttatatgaattcgcctagATGCAGTTggtcaaggcgaatttatacaaggtggagtcagtcaaacagttgattactttttttttggttcaaacAGATGTCAAagtttgttttcatatttaaatatctacatattctaagcttattaacaaaatatttattttttacataaatgagTAAAGCCCTcaatattcaattatctacactatattaagttttaatacatatttgtttattttttttgacatttgttaagacaaATTGTTTTTGAAGAATTGCCACCACCATGTATGAATTTACTATGCGTTGGTCTTCTTTAAATTAAATCGTTTTACAACACTATATAACTGTATCAAGGACATTcgtgtttttgtttatattttagtaacaacagtaaaaaaaattgttttaatttgggTAATaaggaaattgtttttaaagtttGATTTAGGAATTTAAGTTTGATATAATGGAAACATTACCATTGTctgaatatcaaaaaatatgtagaatttgtttaaaaaatgatatACTAGTCTCCGTTTACAGTCCGACATTTTTAATACGGCCAATAGAGATGTTGGAAAAATTGCAAAttctaaaggtatttatttagtTGGAATATATAACAAACATATAACATGTGttctaaaaacaaacattttcattttaaagttGCCTTTAGACGACACTTTACCCGCCTTGCTATGTCAATCTTGTTTATATCGACTGTTGGATGCCTATAACTTGCAGCAATTGGCAGAAGCTTCAGAGAGGCGCTTAAGGGAGTATTTTGGCCTACCAACATCATCTACTAGTACAAGGTGAGATTAAAGTGAATTTATATCCTTTTATAGACAATAAATTTGCTGTGACAAATTCACTCTAATCTCTGTAGCAACCTAAATTGCAACGATGTGCAGCCGAATCCAGACTTGATAAAACCGGATACAGATTGTTCCTCCGTTTCCATATATGCCAACATCTGTGACATGTTTGATCGTCATGATGTGACAAATGATATGGTTGAAGTAGTTGGAACTGAAGATGTGGAGCTTTTAAATGATGTCGAAATTGATGTCAGCAGTCTGACAAGATCTGAAGCCGGAGACACCTCATTGAGCGATGTGTTTATGACCAAGACCAAATTATCATTTGGTTCCCAATTGTTGGCCAAAAATTTAGAGTCCTTAAAATTACAACAGCATCAAGATTTTCCAATTGCGCCATTTAGTCATGTTAAAGCAGacaaaaaacttataaatgttaaaaaatcacgaaaaaagtctaaaaatcttttgaataaatctttaaaaacttCTGACAAGTGTATGGAATGTGGCAAGGTTTTCCATTACAAAGGTTATTTGGAGATACATAAACGTGTTCATACTGGAGAAAGGCCGTTTAAATGTCTGGTAAGTTTTATGCACATTTAGTTTTTCCTTTTAGATTTTAtatttgtccaattcacaattcgttgttaatcaaaaatatttttcaaataaaaatttttgaaaaaaaaacaaaaacaatttttgaaataaaaaaaaaataatctcttaaccattccgtcaatgaattcattataaattaattcatatgtttaattcctttgtacttcaaatgtattgaattcgttcctttgagaattcattctaTAGATTTAATTCCTTTttgaatctttaaaattttctttaattcaaatccatacAAAATAGctttgaaaatatattgaataattaaaattttcttcaattcaattacttgttttcaaattattttttaattgattgaaagcaaaacaataacaaaacagaatgaataaaatgtattttaattaaaaatgaattgagattttagtgaattaagttaaattaattaatttaaagctcTGAACGATACTATTGCTCAATTAGatgtattttgtaaatttttttaattgctttgtttttgttttaaacaaatttagtttgaatttttttttctttttcaatggtacaacaatacaaacaaatttgtgaatTAAACATATGACAAAACATCGGATGTAAAATACTTTTTCAATCGCAATAATCCAGAATGTTATCTGGAGCTTTatgaaattttgagaaaaaagaggAATGAAACTTcaataatattaattcaaagattattcataaacaatttctgAATTAATAAAGGGTTTAGTTAAAGaacaaaatttgataaatttaaaaactgtttatgaatatggaagttaaagaaaaaacatgttttaattaatttattcaaaaattgtgtatataaatcattaagtacaaaaaataaacgtAAAGTCCCtgaaattacaataaattatttataaacatttgttgTATGTATGGGTATGGCACAATTTATTCTGTTGAATTAATActcatttcatttgatttccTACAACATTTAACAATTAGCCCTACAACTACTGCTAATGCATAGATAACAGCCAATGCTACAAAATAAGATCCATAAACAATATATTGGTTTCTGGGATCCAGGCCGAATCCCACTGACTCGGTGACTACAACCAAAGTTAGAATAGTCTGCAGTACCAGTGCTACTAATGTGTTTATGccaaatattaaaccaaaactATCATCACTTAAATTTTGTGCCACTATGGCACTGGCTAttgttataacaaaaaaataaaagacacCAAATATAACATACATAACGTAGGCTACCCAAAGGAGATTCGTTACGGCTGATATTATGAGGAAAGCACCCATTAGTATGGAGCATATTGTTAAAATCCACATATGCCATTTTGTGTGTCGCACACCATTCATTAGACCAGCTGCCATTGCTGCTGCAGCTCCCAGAAGAGTTACAGTAGCCTCTACGCCGCCATTGTaaaaactttcattattttcatCGATTTCTTTCCATAGGATTTGTGCATAGGAAATAACTTGTAGTTGGCCACATGTTGCTAAAGACCACCAAATACTCCATTTTAGAACAGTACGATTGGAATACGCACTGATAGTGTGCTGTAGTAGTAAACTGGAAGCatttctccacgaaaacttaGGCCTAACTATTGTAGTTGGTGTTTCGGTTGTAGAAGATGCTAAAAGTAAGaaatgagaaaatattttattaattgaaaggtacaactacatatttatattaaaaaatatcgaGGGACTACATTCAATACATTCTATCTTAGAAAACACAGATTGTCAGGAGAATTCTTTAATCTCAcagaaaaaatttgttggtgttttgttacCCCCTCAAATTAaaccttgtttttttttaagacgtCTCCCAACATATTTTGGGTCTAGTGATAACCGTTCGTGAGCTGgaccattttcaaaaaaattattttagtttttgaaaatacagATTTGAATTTTCTTCCATAACAACACTTCGGGTATCATTTGAAAGTGCTCTTCCAGCCACATACACTGAAATATTTGTCACATCCAAGCTTATCCTTAATATAGAGATATTTCATAATTTGtacgatttttcatgaattttattattttgaaagtatgtaagttgaaatatttaaaaatttacttgattGTTAATTTTATAATCAATATTCGTAATAGTTCGCGAATTATAGGATATTCAATCTGATAAACATCATGTTTCaaacatggaaaataattttgtaccatttattaaattttacccataccctcataatgtgttgcatttttaacgatcacaatagaacaaaatcattaccatttatgcaattttcttttatgtagcttctaaatattaaaaaactatactttttgcgtACATAGAgagtggtgcatttctaaccctttgataaaattgagtgtgaaacatgtagcatatattcagggttttagggtaacattattaaaaaagaaCACTACAAAACTACATTTTTAGTATAAGTGCATCA comes from Calliphora vicina chromosome 2, idCalVici1.1, whole genome shotgun sequence and encodes:
- the LOC135951834 gene encoding uncharacterized protein LOC135951834, which encodes MNKNDIIIKLIEAVKKHDCFYNVRSAQYKQFAYKEQLWKNIGKDIGIGSGNETKKKWKNLKDNYRKYKQSRAAGGGIRRQYKYAEALKFLDNFPGSLCRYKTIIPISVDAEVSTDLSSDDEYQQQTKETKPYLENSLDEMQGFSDASSVNNAKTAPANIDTSTTQILSKTEINDENLTTQQKTSDTECPLSPMSSEELVKGNDLHEKLIDEVKKYDCFYNMQSMEYKDYNYKKYLFHKIGKRVGLTANDANRKWRNLKDSYRKYKIRTISENGFVKKYKYADSLRFLDDFYVYRPSKSIVVPEPEVSTDLSSDGDGDMLYVPSSNRKKERFKEMNEISEASSTENCESGMNNPTMTSRLFMVLANKINEADLTSQQKNALEFGVSSYVYSKLAEYNKK
- the LOC135950499 gene encoding zinc finger protein 182-like — translated: METLPLSEYQKICRICLKNDILVSVYSPTFLIRPIEMLEKLQILKLPLDDTLPALLCQSCLYRLLDAYNLQQLAEASERRLREYFGLPTSSTSTSNLNCNDVQPNPDLIKPDTDCSSVSIYANICDMFDRHDVTNDMVEVVGTEDVELLNDVEIDVSSLTRSEAGDTSLSDVFMTKTKLSFGSQLLAKNLESLKLQQHQDFPIAPFSHVKADKKLINVKKSRKKSKNLLNKSLKTSDKCMECGKVFHYKGYLEIHKRVHTGERPFKCLICSRDFITSNKLLLHQRTHNRSNDNSNNYINNSLTISSTSSSTALSLNASKRFQCEICSAFFTTSSNLKSHKFTHTDQREYQCKHCLMAFKSPRDLKRHEPSHKTIKDIQCTSCEKSFTKRASLNAHMITVHRRIRKHKCTDCDKIFGKRSNLIDHMRIHSGEKPFECPSCSWKFAQSSALKRHMKKHAKSSLTGQEENS
- the LOC135951671 gene encoding thiamine transporter 1, producing the protein MQTWLRISLLLCTFGFFREMRPSEPFVVEYLTGPDRNITSEELNREIYPFGTYSVLVQLILVFLVTDILRYKPIIILSACAGIVLFAILLWTHTVWELIIGQIFYGTFMASEVAYYTYIYAKVEKSRYQIVSGHTRSAILCGKFLGGVFAQVLVSTESLDYRGLHYISFASQIVSLMIALALPPVQQSIYFYKAEDNLAEGRVDNVPPSLPLENGNSELALERKASSTTETPTTIVRPKFSWRNASSLLLQHTISAYSNRTVLKWSIWWSLATCGQLQVISYAQILWKEIDENNESFYNGGVEATVTLLGAAAAMAAGLMNGVRHTKWHMWILTICSILMGAFLIISAVTNLLWVAYVMYVIFGVFYFFVITIASAIVAQNLSDDSFGLIFGINTLVALVLQTILTLVVVTESVGFGLDPRNQYIVYGSYFVALAVIYALAVVVGLIVKCCRKSNEMSINSTE